One Bremerella alba DNA segment encodes these proteins:
- a CDS encoding DUF2309 domain-containing protein → MERTIESTTKTVDDHSGYSGIRSLVEHAAHLLPSQGPIEVFVHHNTLHAFEDLDFHEAVKAGSVRYGAHPYLPEQEYRQLFQDGRITTEDIQAVLKEDLGEHDYERINGLGTRGEIRFAILCHPVPVGADAELQWVLKETDVLDRFRAEVPINLRNHIIAGTRQWLHHEEHSESQPNKILTHLMAKFGENLTLWEDSRWETFSLHLLWQICRDAVQSTPPPFALHNYVRPRDLLLKALGYDIDGEEQDLLIRFCAAYIDQGYSDWELPNREKGFYEAFLILYSQKHCFADQWLQELSVELRRLQSSGVTPEASIEESLGEMGILDDEREEFVIQTLLSLRGWAGMIWQLESGVGPMVHSIPQDSLLGLFAIKLLLERFAIINVGRELTGVRRSVSEVLQLARTKSSLPRSMSVEGRSFLLFQVAQKLGWQPRQLRTLTKDQWRELHDEVDGFTSIERRRIYHEAFERKYRREALDAFVNHTQALNKLDAEPKHHRPDFQVLTCIDDREESFRRHLEEVHPACETFGAAGFFAVAIYYRGAADSFYNPLCPNVITPSHYVREDVGYTFEGMHRERAELRRRLGLASHAFHTRSRTFLGGIFAGIVGSLATAPLVTGVLFPHLTARIRNRLGRFVQPPPVTTLQLERYEEDPGPENGHVGFTCDEMADVVVRLLQDIGVTKPEAFSRLFIVCGHGSSSLNNPHESAYCCGACAGKRGGPNARAFARMANDWRVRTKVQEMGISIPDNTVFVGAYHNTCDDSVIFFDLDTMPSSHRRDFEVAREAIEAARGRNAHERCRRFISAPLSISPREAIRHVESRTQDISQARPEYNHATNALCIVGRRDWSRGMFLDRRAFLTSYDPTQDDEEHSILARILAAAIPVCAGINLEYYFSRVDHEVYGSGSKLPHNIVSLLGVMEGSVSDLRTGLYQQMVEIHEPLRILFVIESTPEAMLSILHRNKNIGRLCGGNWIHLAVIDADTSKVQLYRNGQFEPYEVGATDLPQAASSLECYRGSRVNLPFFSIAETESRE, encoded by the coding sequence TTGGAACGCACCATTGAATCTACGACCAAGACGGTCGACGACCATTCTGGATACTCCGGGATACGTTCGTTGGTCGAGCATGCCGCTCACCTTTTACCGTCTCAAGGACCGATTGAAGTCTTTGTCCATCACAATACGCTCCACGCGTTTGAAGATCTGGACTTTCATGAAGCTGTCAAAGCGGGCTCGGTACGATACGGTGCTCACCCCTATTTGCCGGAGCAAGAATATCGGCAGTTGTTTCAGGATGGTCGCATCACAACTGAAGACATCCAAGCCGTTTTGAAGGAAGATCTCGGCGAACACGATTACGAACGAATCAATGGGCTAGGAACCCGCGGGGAAATTCGTTTCGCGATTCTTTGCCATCCTGTTCCCGTCGGAGCCGATGCGGAATTACAGTGGGTTCTCAAGGAAACCGATGTGCTAGATCGGTTTCGCGCGGAAGTCCCCATAAACCTTCGCAATCACATTATCGCCGGTACACGTCAGTGGCTACATCACGAGGAACACTCTGAAAGCCAACCCAATAAGATCCTGACTCACTTGATGGCCAAGTTCGGAGAGAACCTTACGCTATGGGAAGATTCTCGGTGGGAGACGTTTTCCTTACACCTGCTGTGGCAAATCTGCCGTGACGCCGTCCAATCCACTCCTCCGCCTTTTGCACTCCATAATTATGTACGCCCACGCGACCTGCTGTTAAAAGCATTGGGTTATGACATTGATGGCGAAGAGCAAGATCTATTAATCCGATTTTGTGCGGCCTACATCGATCAGGGGTATTCCGACTGGGAATTGCCTAATCGTGAAAAGGGCTTTTATGAAGCATTCCTGATACTGTATTCGCAAAAGCACTGTTTTGCCGATCAATGGTTACAAGAGCTCTCGGTAGAGTTGCGTCGATTGCAAAGTTCTGGTGTTACACCGGAAGCATCGATCGAAGAGTCGCTCGGCGAAATGGGAATTCTTGACGACGAGCGCGAAGAATTCGTGATCCAGACATTGCTCAGCCTGCGGGGATGGGCCGGAATGATTTGGCAGTTGGAGTCGGGAGTTGGACCAATGGTTCATTCAATTCCCCAAGATTCTTTGCTCGGGTTATTTGCTATTAAACTGCTTCTTGAGCGATTTGCCATCATCAATGTTGGTCGAGAGTTAACTGGGGTACGCAGAAGCGTTTCGGAAGTGTTGCAGCTTGCTCGAACAAAATCGTCACTACCTCGGTCGATGAGCGTGGAAGGCCGTTCGTTTCTTTTGTTTCAAGTAGCTCAGAAGCTAGGTTGGCAACCACGGCAGTTAAGGACACTGACAAAAGACCAGTGGCGAGAACTGCATGATGAAGTCGATGGTTTTACCTCCATTGAGCGACGTCGGATCTATCACGAGGCATTCGAGCGAAAATACCGTCGCGAGGCATTAGATGCTTTCGTGAACCACACGCAAGCCCTTAACAAACTAGATGCTGAACCAAAGCATCATCGTCCAGATTTCCAGGTCCTAACTTGCATTGACGATCGAGAAGAGTCCTTTCGGCGACACCTTGAAGAAGTTCATCCTGCTTGTGAAACATTTGGCGCCGCAGGATTTTTCGCAGTGGCCATCTACTATCGAGGGGCAGCAGATAGTTTCTACAATCCGCTGTGTCCGAACGTAATTACTCCGAGTCACTACGTTCGGGAAGACGTTGGATACACATTTGAAGGAATGCATCGAGAGCGGGCCGAGTTAAGACGAAGACTCGGACTGGCGAGCCACGCCTTCCATACCCGCAGCCGAACATTTCTCGGGGGCATTTTTGCCGGCATCGTCGGATCGCTGGCCACTGCTCCACTGGTCACCGGCGTTCTTTTTCCCCATTTGACGGCTCGAATTAGAAATCGTTTGGGGAGGTTTGTTCAGCCTCCTCCTGTTACGACACTTCAATTAGAGCGTTACGAGGAAGATCCCGGCCCGGAAAACGGACACGTTGGGTTCACTTGCGACGAAATGGCTGATGTCGTTGTCCGATTATTGCAGGATATCGGGGTAACCAAACCAGAAGCGTTTTCACGACTATTTATCGTCTGCGGGCATGGCTCATCTAGCCTCAACAACCCCCACGAGTCGGCCTACTGCTGCGGGGCATGCGCGGGTAAGCGAGGTGGCCCGAATGCCAGAGCATTTGCACGGATGGCTAATGACTGGCGAGTACGTACCAAAGTTCAGGAAATGGGAATCTCCATTCCAGATAATACCGTGTTCGTTGGTGCATATCACAACACGTGCGATGACTCTGTCATATTCTTTGATCTGGACACGATGCCCTCGTCGCATCGTCGTGATTTCGAGGTCGCTCGTGAAGCCATCGAGGCGGCGCGTGGTCGAAATGCTCATGAACGCTGCCGACGGTTTATATCCGCACCGCTATCCATCTCCCCTCGAGAGGCCATTCGGCACGTCGAATCTCGTACGCAAGATATCTCGCAAGCTCGACCAGAATACAATCACGCCACCAACGCCCTTTGCATTGTGGGAAGACGCGACTGGTCACGAGGGATGTTCCTCGATCGCCGCGCATTCCTTACCTCGTACGACCCGACCCAGGACGACGAAGAACACTCCATTCTTGCCCGTATTCTTGCGGCGGCGATTCCTGTTTGTGCTGGCATCAACCTAGAGTATTACTTTTCAAGGGTTGATCATGAAGTATACGGTTCCGGATCGAAGTTGCCTCACAATATTGTTTCGCTGTTAGGCGTTATGGAAGGCTCTGTCAGTGATTTAAGAACCGGCCTCTATCAGCAGATGGTGGAAATCCACGAGCCGCTACGAATACTGTTCGTGATTGAATCAACCCCGGAGGCCATGCTTTCGATTCTGCATCGTAACAAGAACATCGGCCGACTGTGCGGAGGCAATTGGATCCATTTGGCGGTTATCGATGCAGACACGTCCAAAGTACAACTTTATAGGAATGGTCAATTCGAACCGTATGAAGTTGGCGCTACCGATCTACCTCAAGCGGCATCTTCTCTGGAGTGCTATCGAGGATCACGTGTGAACCTACCATTTTTCTCGATTGCAGAAACAGAGAGTCGGGAATGA
- a CDS encoding carbonic anhydrase, translated as MQQLVQGIHRFQREQFSHDKKLFETLVEGQHPLALFITCSDSRIDPSRLTQTKPGELFIQRTAGNIVPPYGSILGGEAATIEYAVTALKVRDIVICGHSHCGAMAGLLSPEAVSNMPAVRAYLQHAEATRRIVEENYSHLLSDPAKRLTLTVEENVLVQLESLRTHPSVAAAIGRGDLKLHGWVYKFETGDVFAFDPDQSQFLPLQDVASPVSEQQRILPPI; from the coding sequence ATGCAGCAGTTAGTCCAAGGAATTCATCGTTTTCAGCGAGAGCAATTCAGTCACGACAAAAAGCTATTTGAAACGCTTGTCGAGGGGCAGCACCCGCTGGCATTATTCATCACTTGTTCTGACTCACGAATTGATCCTAGTCGCCTTACTCAAACCAAACCTGGCGAGTTGTTCATTCAAAGAACCGCCGGAAACATTGTCCCCCCCTATGGGTCAATTCTTGGCGGTGAAGCGGCAACAATTGAGTATGCGGTCACCGCGCTCAAAGTTCGCGACATTGTCATATGTGGACATTCTCACTGTGGCGCAATGGCCGGTCTCCTGTCACCAGAAGCGGTCAGTAATATGCCGGCGGTGCGGGCCTACCTTCAGCACGCGGAAGCGACGCGTCGAATCGTTGAAGAAAACTATTCCCACCTACTTTCCGACCCCGCCAAAAGGCTTACCCTTACAGTAGAAGAAAACGTCTTGGTTCAACTAGAGAGTTTGAGAACCCATCCCTCAGTTGCGGCGGCAATCGGTCGAGGAGACTTAAAACTGCATGGCTGGGTCTATAAGTTTGAGACCGGCGACGTTTTTGCTTTTGACCCCGATCAGAGTCAGTTTTTACCTCTTCAAGATGTCGCTTCTCCTGTTAGCGAACAGCAACGAATACTTCCGCCAATCTAG
- a CDS encoding sensor histidine kinase: MTRKLPRDSTATAKELVVELGWQFRLSILVVLNLIATGMALALLSRAYRTSQESLRDFKALTGHILSSIDQAVITTNLDGIVTSINRQGLELLDSKLDYVNRHIAALSTEFALDQFLADWQLEKSASMTCDFHSIKNGRTVRAACQTLNDFEGKEIGNVLQLRDVTERVLMEERMRRMERYMGLGSLAAGLHHEIRNPLAALSLHAQLLEEQLEEDQVSEEIQQMLAVIKTEMTRIGGVLEGFRDFASMDNLRLEPVNLVKLIQRQVDLATPQARQQEIDVCCHLPESPLPNLLADLVRLEQVLLNLLVNAMQAMPSGGTLSIAVSETPDSVRIEISDTGGGIPENLHDRVFDAYFTTKSEGTGLGLAFCDKIVRQHSGSIDFYCNNSGTTFVVTLPIQQVPSLPD, translated from the coding sequence TTGACACGAAAACTGCCTCGCGATTCGACAGCTACCGCTAAAGAACTGGTGGTGGAATTGGGATGGCAATTTCGTCTTTCCATACTCGTCGTTCTCAATTTGATTGCCACAGGAATGGCATTAGCTTTGTTATCTCGTGCATATCGCACTTCCCAAGAGTCATTACGTGATTTCAAGGCCCTGACAGGGCACATACTCAGCAGTATCGATCAGGCCGTAATCACAACCAATCTTGATGGCATCGTAACCAGCATTAATCGTCAGGGGTTAGAACTGCTCGATTCCAAACTCGACTACGTGAATCGGCACATAGCAGCACTCTCGACAGAATTTGCTCTCGATCAGTTTTTAGCGGACTGGCAACTGGAAAAATCGGCATCCATGACCTGCGATTTTCATTCAATCAAGAACGGAAGAACGGTTCGGGCAGCATGTCAAACATTGAATGACTTTGAGGGAAAGGAGATTGGAAATGTCTTGCAGCTGCGTGATGTAACCGAACGTGTCTTGATGGAAGAGCGAATGCGGCGAATGGAACGCTACATGGGGCTTGGGTCTTTAGCAGCGGGGCTTCATCATGAAATTCGAAACCCACTCGCGGCTCTGTCATTGCATGCACAGCTGCTAGAAGAGCAACTTGAAGAGGACCAAGTATCCGAAGAGATACAGCAGATGTTAGCGGTTATCAAAACGGAAATGACACGAATTGGAGGCGTTTTAGAGGGCTTCCGCGACTTTGCCTCTATGGATAATCTAAGGCTCGAACCGGTCAACCTCGTCAAGCTTATTCAGCGGCAAGTTGATTTGGCAACTCCCCAAGCCAGACAGCAAGAGATCGATGTTTGCTGTCACCTGCCGGAATCCCCTTTGCCAAATCTCTTGGCAGATCTTGTACGTTTGGAACAGGTTTTGCTGAACTTGCTGGTCAACGCGATGCAAGCCATGCCTAGCGGAGGTACGCTTTCCATCGCAGTGTCGGAAACGCCCGACTCCGTCCGTATCGAAATATCGGATACAGGCGGTGGTATCCCCGAAAACCTCCATGATCGCGTGTTCGATGCCTATTTTACGACCAAGAGTGAAGGAACCGGACTGGGACTTGCCTTTTGCGACAAGATCGTCCGACAGCATAGCGGTAGCATCGATTTTTATTGCAACAATAGTGGAACTACCTTCGTGGTGACGTTGCCCATCCAACAAGTTCCTTCTCTTCCGGACTAG
- a CDS encoding sigma-54-dependent transcriptional regulator, with product MQEAFRILIVEDEPNIRTGLAKGLEKEVDGISTVGSVNEALEEFDAGNFQIVIADVRLPGDRDGLELLSLIRQRKPDTTMIMITAHGTVEMAVDAMRRGAFDFITKPVDLNLIRHQIAKAVEHHRLQTENKFLKDRLAEAGELPNIIGNSRSLNDVLLQIRQVADTDATVLIQGESGTGKELIARAIHDLSKRSLFPFVPINLGALPETLLESELFGHEKGAFTGASRQKPGCFEQSMQGTLFLDEITEIPMKSQVDLLRVLETGQFTRVGGEATLSSDVRIVSATNRDIPQLVEDGTFREDLFYRLNIIPIEVPPLRQRREDIPLLIDHFLNHFCVRHHRSPKAVDNEALQVLMSFNWPGNVRQLRNVIERLVVTVSGNSISSANLPAELSAIERNSSTGEILSLAEVTETAEKEAILITLAVNDFHREQTAKVLGVSVRTLHYKMSRYGLH from the coding sequence ATGCAGGAAGCATTTCGCATTTTGATCGTCGAGGACGAACCGAATATCCGCACCGGTTTGGCCAAGGGGCTCGAAAAAGAAGTGGACGGCATCAGCACCGTTGGCAGCGTCAATGAGGCGCTCGAAGAATTTGACGCCGGGAATTTCCAGATCGTAATTGCCGATGTTCGATTGCCAGGAGATCGCGATGGATTGGAGCTTTTGTCTCTGATCCGGCAGCGGAAACCTGATACGACAATGATCATGATCACCGCTCACGGTACGGTCGAGATGGCGGTCGATGCGATGCGAAGAGGTGCCTTCGACTTTATTACCAAGCCGGTTGACCTAAACCTAATTCGCCACCAGATCGCCAAGGCTGTCGAACATCACCGCTTGCAGACCGAAAATAAGTTTCTGAAAGATCGGTTGGCTGAGGCTGGCGAACTACCGAATATCATCGGGAACAGTCGCTCTCTGAACGATGTGCTGCTTCAGATCCGACAGGTTGCAGATACCGATGCCACAGTTCTCATTCAAGGCGAAAGTGGTACAGGCAAAGAATTGATTGCCAGGGCCATCCACGATCTGAGCAAACGTTCCCTATTTCCATTCGTGCCAATCAACCTTGGTGCATTGCCAGAAACTTTGCTGGAAAGCGAACTGTTTGGGCACGAAAAAGGAGCATTTACAGGGGCCTCTCGCCAAAAACCTGGCTGCTTCGAACAATCCATGCAAGGGACTCTGTTTCTCGACGAGATAACCGAAATTCCGATGAAGAGTCAGGTCGACCTGCTGCGTGTACTCGAAACGGGACAGTTCACAAGGGTAGGCGGAGAAGCAACACTTTCGTCCGATGTGCGTATCGTATCGGCCACGAACAGGGACATACCTCAACTTGTGGAAGATGGAACTTTTCGAGAGGATCTCTTTTACCGGCTGAACATCATTCCTATTGAAGTGCCGCCTTTGCGACAGCGTCGCGAGGATATTCCTCTTCTAATCGACCACTTCCTAAATCACTTTTGCGTGAGACATCATCGATCACCCAAAGCCGTCGACAACGAGGCTCTGCAGGTTCTCATGTCATTTAACTGGCCTGGGAACGTTCGCCAGCTTCGCAATGTGATTGAACGCTTGGTCGTCACCGTAAGCGGTAATAGCATCTCTTCAGCGAATCTCCCTGCCGAACTAAGTGCGATCGAGAGGAATTCGTCCACTGGCGAAATACTCTCATTGGCAGAGGTTACGGAAACTGCCGAAAAGGAAGCAATCCTGATTACTCTAGCGGTAAACGATTTTCACCGAGAGCAAACCGCAAAAGTACTTGGAGTTAGCGTTCGTACGTTACATTACAAGATGAGTCGTTACGGTTTGCATTAA
- a CDS encoding zinc ribbon domain-containing protein YjdM, translated as MSELPNCPQCDGEFTYQDGPILVCPTCAHEWTPADDAADAADDGTRDANGNMLQSGDTVIVIKDLKFKGGVVKGGTKVKNIRVVEGDHDIDCKIEGIGAMALKSEFVKKA; from the coding sequence ATGAGTGAACTGCCAAATTGCCCTCAATGCGATGGTGAATTTACCTATCAAGACGGACCAATTCTCGTCTGCCCGACGTGCGCCCATGAATGGACGCCGGCCGACGATGCGGCGGACGCTGCCGATGATGGAACAAGAGATGCAAACGGAAACATGCTCCAGAGCGGTGACACAGTTATCGTTATCAAAGACCTAAAATTTAAAGGAGGTGTCGTGAAAGGCGGCACCAAGGTGAAGAACATCCGAGTTGTCGAAGGAGACCACGACATCGACTGCAAGATCGAAGGAATAGGCGCCATGGCTCTGAAGTCCGAATTCGTGAAGAAGGCGTGA
- a CDS encoding DUF202 domain-containing protein yields the protein MNSDNNTLTSPLGDQGPMTGVDRALMAEERTCSAWIRTGLASMATGLAIAKVMPNAEPRWAVACLGMTMVFVAMLSFTVGFAGYARGTKHCQSSARSSLPWWVLMIFCNLLAVAVVLTASFILQDAPIP from the coding sequence ATGAATAGTGATAACAACACTCTGACCAGTCCTTTAGGAGACCAAGGTCCGATGACAGGAGTTGATCGGGCGCTGATGGCAGAAGAACGGACTTGCTCGGCGTGGATCCGCACCGGCTTAGCATCCATGGCGACAGGTCTGGCAATCGCCAAGGTAATGCCGAACGCCGAGCCAAGATGGGCAGTGGCTTGCCTAGGAATGACGATGGTTTTTGTCGCCATGCTCTCATTCACGGTCGGATTCGCAGGCTACGCTCGCGGAACCAAACACTGTCAGTCTTCGGCCCGAAGCTCGCTACCATGGTGGGTGCTAATGATTTTCTGCAATCTACTTGCTGTTGCCGTCGTCCTGACCGCTTCGTTTATTTTGCAAGACGCGCCGATACCTTGA